A genomic window from bacterium includes:
- a CDS encoding RDD family protein — MSLRWEEQREFFRDARRARYLARLVGKGADLIVAMSLWHIPGAAGVLAALFYILMCDGFPGGRSLGKWITDLKVVRIDRDGMDFTASMMRNLSVAAPFLLYLLPVIGPFLAYTVGIAILLIETYLGFYDPDGQRAGDTFAETLVVEYRQGSDGVPLSDRRA; from the coding sequence GTGTCGCTTCGCTGGGAAGAGCAGCGGGAGTTCTTCCGGGACGCCCGGCGGGCGCGGTACCTGGCGAGGCTCGTCGGGAAAGGGGCCGACCTGATCGTCGCGATGTCCCTCTGGCACATCCCCGGCGCCGCGGGGGTGCTCGCCGCCCTCTTCTACATCCTGATGTGCGACGGCTTCCCCGGCGGGCGCAGTCTCGGAAAGTGGATCACCGACCTAAAGGTGGTGCGGATCGACCGGGACGGGATGGATTTCACGGCGTCGATGATGCGCAACCTCTCCGTCGCCGCTCCCTTCCTCCTCTATCTTCTCCCCGTGATCGGCCCGTTCCTCGCCTACACCGTCGGGATCGCGATCCTGCTGATCGAGACGTACCTCGGTTTCTACGACCCGGACGGGCAACGGGCGGGCGACACGTTCGCCGAGACGCTCGTCGTGGAGTACCGGCAGGGGTCCGATGGCGTTCCTCTATCTGATCGACGGGCATAA
- the hemB gene encoding porphobilinogen synthase has product MQYPETRPRRLRRNETLRRMVRETKLSVDDLIYPLFAAAGKGIRTEVSSMPGVFQLSVENLAKEAREVAELGIPAVLLFGLPAKKDPLGKDAYSDRGIIQTAVRAIKDAVPGLMVVTDVCFCEYTDHGHCGILKGTEVDNDATLEILAKSAVSHAKAGADIVAPSDMMDGRVGAIRKALDHGGFSQVPIMSYAAKYAGGFYGPFRDAAGSAPGFGDRRSYQMDPPNAREALREVALDVAEGADIVMVKPALAYLDVIYRVRQAFDLPVAAYNVSGEYAMVKAAAKLGWIDGDRVAMEILVSIKRAGADLIITYAAKEAARALAG; this is encoded by the coding sequence ATGCAATACCCCGAAACCCGGCCCCGCCGCCTGCGGCGGAACGAGACGCTGCGCCGGATGGTCCGCGAGACGAAGCTCTCCGTGGACGACCTGATCTACCCGCTCTTCGCCGCCGCCGGAAAGGGGATCCGGACGGAAGTCTCCTCCATGCCGGGGGTCTTCCAGCTTTCCGTCGAGAACCTCGCGAAGGAGGCGCGGGAAGTCGCCGAGCTCGGCATCCCGGCGGTCCTGCTGTTCGGCCTCCCCGCGAAGAAGGACCCCCTCGGGAAGGACGCGTATTCGGACAGGGGGATCATCCAGACCGCCGTGCGGGCGATCAAGGACGCGGTCCCCGGCCTCATGGTGGTCACCGACGTCTGCTTCTGCGAATACACCGACCACGGCCACTGCGGGATCCTGAAAGGGACCGAGGTCGACAACGACGCGACGCTGGAAATCCTCGCGAAGAGCGCCGTTTCGCACGCCAAGGCGGGGGCGGACATCGTCGCCCCGTCCGACATGATGGACGGACGCGTCGGCGCGATCCGGAAGGCGCTCGATCACGGCGGGTTTTCGCAGGTTCCCATTATGTCGTATGCGGCGAAGTACGCCGGCGGTTTCTACGGTCCGTTCCGGGACGCGGCGGGGAGCGCCCCCGGTTTCGGGGACCGGCGCTCCTACCAGATGGACCCGCCGAACGCGCGGGAAGCGCTCCGGGAAGTCGCCCTCGACGTGGCGGAGGGAGCCGACATCGTGATGGTCAAGCCCGCCCTCGCGTACCTCGACGTCATCTATCGCGTCCGCCAGGCCTTCGACCTTCCGGTCGCCGCGTACAACGTGAGCGGGGAGTACGCGATGGTGAAGGCCGCGGCGAAGCTCGGGTGGATCGACGGGGACCGCGTCGCGATGGAGATCCTCGTATCGATCAAGCGGGCCGGCGCCGACCTGATCATCACCTACGCCGCCAAGGAAGCGGCGCGCGCCCTCGCGGGCTGA
- a CDS encoding uroporphyrinogen-III synthase, which produces MTLSGERILVTRSVEQAGELAALVRRAGGIPILFPTIRLTHPGDCGALDREIGRLSSFDWILFASANAARFFCERAARLGVGSWPGTLRVASVGPGTTKELAARSVPVHTTAAKHTAEGLFEALLPLGIRGRRFLLPRAEEGREILPSAIAREGGEAVSVVAYRNGLAEKDEAVAAEIVSRPPDVCTFASPSAFRNLFLLLGDGAARSVLSRTRIAVIGEVTARAVERRDFRVDIAPETYTLKGMVDAVQAFFAAHRSADPG; this is translated from the coding sequence ATGACGCTCTCGGGGGAACGGATCCTCGTCACGCGCAGCGTGGAGCAGGCCGGCGAACTCGCCGCCCTGGTCCGGCGCGCGGGAGGCATCCCGATCCTCTTCCCCACGATCCGCCTGACGCATCCCGGGGATTGCGGCGCCCTCGACCGGGAGATCGGGCGCCTCTCCTCCTTCGACTGGATCCTCTTCGCAAGCGCCAACGCCGCCCGGTTCTTCTGCGAGCGCGCGGCACGGCTCGGGGTCGGCTCCTGGCCGGGGACCCTTCGCGTGGCCAGCGTGGGGCCGGGGACGACGAAGGAGCTCGCCGCCAGGTCCGTCCCGGTCCACACGACGGCGGCGAAGCATACCGCCGAGGGGCTCTTCGAGGCGCTTCTTCCCTTGGGGATCCGGGGGAGGCGGTTCCTCCTTCCGCGCGCCGAGGAGGGGAGGGAGATCCTTCCTTCCGCGATCGCGCGGGAAGGCGGGGAGGCGGTGAGCGTCGTCGCCTACCGGAACGGCCTCGCGGAGAAGGACGAGGCGGTGGCCGCGGAGATCGTCTCCCGCCCGCCCGACGTCTGCACGTTCGCGTCCCCCTCGGCGTTCCGGAACCTCTTCCTTCTCCTCGGGGACGGGGCCGCGAGGAGCGTGCTCTCCCGGACCCGCATCGCGGTGATCGGCGAGGTGACCGCGCGGGCCGTGGAACGCAGGGATTTCCGGGTGGACATCGCGCCCGAAACGTATACGCTGAAAGGGATGGTGGACGCCGTCCAGGCGTTCTTCGCCGCCCACCGATCGGCCGACCCAGGGTAA
- a CDS encoding DUF4177 domain-containing protein has translation MSVPPAEKTPWRVVELADVCDRSIEEALNAATGGGWRFESVHFVTQPGNRRPMMAFLFFTRDALSPGV, from the coding sequence GTGTCCGTTCCGCCGGCGGAAAAAACCCCCTGGCGCGTGGTCGAACTGGCGGACGTCTGCGACCGGTCGATCGAGGAGGCGTTGAACGCGGCGACGGGGGGCGGGTGGCGGTTCGAGTCGGTCCACTTCGTCACGCAGCCCGGGAACCGTCGCCCCATGATGGCGTTCCTGTTTTTCACCCGGGACGCTCTGTCGCCGGGGGTTTGA